The following nucleotide sequence is from Flavobacterium sp. N1736.
ACCGTAATTTACCCTTCCCATATACGATAATAAACCTGTATCTGTCAAGCCCGAAGAATATCCGGCAAGCGTAACGTTGGCAGGATTTAATGCATTCCATTTATTGGCCGGATTTTTTATATCATTGGCAGACATTGAACTTTGCTCATTGTGATATTCTGTCTGGCTCATTAATAAGGTGGCGCCAAAATTATGATTGCCAACTGTTTTATTATAAAATATCAGATTATCTAATGTGTACGAAATTGATTTTTCATTGTATAAAGAAGCAAAGCTTGTTCCGGAACGAACGGCTGATTTTCCATCTAAAAAAACACCATCACGGTACGAAGTAATATCGGGACCAAAATTAATTCGGTATTTTAAACCATTCAGTTTAGGATTAAAAGCACCAAAATCCAATTGCGCATATAAACTACCAAAAGCACGCAATGTAACACGCTGATCTTGTGATAATTTATCTTCATCAACCGGAGTTCTGATTGTAGAATCTCCTCCCGGACTATCAATTCGAACTCCGTTAGCATCATACGGAACCGCATAAGGAAGATTGGTACGCGCCGTGGCGTAAATTCCCGTAGTCGTTGTAACGGCAGTTCTACCCACAGTAGATTGTCCGTATTCATTTATACCATAACTTGTGTTAAGGCTTACTCCCATCTGGAACCATTTTGTTGGGGTAATATCAACACTTGCAGTACCGCTGTAGCGAATATAACCCTGACCTTTTAATGTTCCAGTGTTGTTTAAATATCCAAAAGAACCATAGGCTTTCATTTTTTCTGTACCACCGCTTACGCCAATAGTATGCTGTTGCGTAATTCCGGTTCTGGTTACAAATTTTGTCCAGTCTGTGGTGGCTACTTTCGAGCCATCCCAGGTTGTGGTTAAATTTCCGCTTGCATCTTTCCATCCTTTTTCAATATTTGCCCACGCGGCAGGATCGGCAGAAGCCAGAAAAATTAAGCGGTCATTTTCGATTGTTGGTGCATCTCCTTTTGGAAAAGCACTTGGATTGGAATAATATCTTCCCCAACGACGAAATTCGATATACTCGGCAGAATTCATCATTGGCGCGTTTTCGTGTATGGTTTCAAACATGATCGAAGTATCATAATTTAAAGTGAATCTTCCGTTTTTACCCTTTTTTGTAGTAACGATAATAACTCCGTTTGCACCTCTGGAACCATAAATTGCTGTTGCCGATGCATCTTTTAAAACATCAATAGTTTCAATATCTGTAGGATTCAAAAAATCGATTCCGCCAGAATTCGCATCGACACTAATTTTTCCTGTTGTGGCATCGGTAATCAATCTTGAGTTTAACGGAATCCCGTCTACCACATAAAGCGGTGCATTGGATGCCGAAATAGAACGCGCACCACGAATGGTAACTGTTCCCACCGTTCCGGGGCGTTCATTTGTTGTAACGTCTACACCGGCAGCTTTACCCTGCATCGCCTGCACGGCATTTACAACTGGCCTTGATGCAATTTCATCTGCACCTACGCTTACAATCGAGCCCGTAAGGTCTTTTTTCTTTTTTACACCGTAACCTACAACGACTACCTCTTCGAGAGAATTATCGTCTTCTTTTAACACAACATCGTAAACGTTTGAATTTGTAACCGTGATTTCCTGTTTTTTAAAACCGATAAAACTGTAAACAAGAACAGTGCCTGTGGAAACACTAATAGAATAACTTCCATCCATATCCGTACTTACGCCGTTTTGGGTTCCTTTAATGAGGACATTAACGCCGGGAACTGGCAATCCGGTTCCGTCTGTAATTGTCCCTTTTACTACTTTGTTCTGTGCATAACCAGACGCATGAAGGAGTGCGATCATGGCTAAAGCAAGCAGAATACTCACTTTGTTTTTCATAAAAAGTTAATTTGGTTAATTAATAGTTAGCAACTCAAATTTATCCAGAAGTAAATTTCTTACCATCCTGTAGTATCCTGCTAATTTTCAGTATATTACAATAAACAATTAAGTTTTTTTTAACCAATAAAACCTTCAACTAATTGATTTTCAATAGTAAACAAATCACTCAGCCAGTAATTATGAATATAAAACAAAATCAATATTTTTTTTATACATATAATATTTTTATCAATAAATAATTATGAAATAAAAATAGTATTACACAATTTTATACAGATATTTAATTCGTAAAAAATTACATCGAAAACTGGTTTTATGATGCAGATTGCAAATCAAACACGGATAACGCAGATTCACTCCGTGAAAACGCAGATTAAAACGGATTTTATTATTTTAAAAAAAAGAGCCTGATTTTTAAGATCAGACTCTTTCTTTATTTCTTTACCGGCACTAAAACAATATTAGGTTTTGGCGCGGGTTTCATGTCTTTTCCCATATAAAAACTCGTGTGCGGCGGTTGATTATACCCTACATTTTGCCAGGCAACACTTAACCGGTATTGCGGATCGTGCATTAATGTATATTGCCTTACTTCTGTTGGAATTGTGGTCGAATAAATTCTCAATTCTTTATTATCTTCTGATCGAAGAATCAATTCTTCACGCCAATCGCCCAGAATATCTGCAGAAAGCGCCGGTGTTGATTTTGTACCGTTATTTGAAGTTGCGCCCGCTGCAGTAAATAATCGTCCAACATTATACTTATCGATATAATTCGCATTGAGAAGTTCTCTCGAAGTATCACCATCCCAATAAATTAAAAAGTTATTTGATGTTGGTGCTTTTCCAATCGCCTTGCCTTTTATGTCGTGCAAATCCGGCGAACCAGACCACCAGCATTGTGCGCCTTTTCTGGTTGGGTCAATATTATCTGCCACACCACGGCCTACATCTTCGTTAGGCGAATCGGTAAATAAAACTTTACCATCTGCCGCAGCAAATAAAGTTACGCCCGGACCTGTAGTTCCGTTTTCGATTTCATGAATTCCAAAAACTTCCAGACCCGGAATATCAGGATCAAGATCTGAAACGTGAATGGCGTCTCCGTGTCTAAAACCCGTTGTATATAATCCTTTACCGTTATCATCTACACACATTGAACCGTAGATAATTTCGTCTTTTCCGTCATTATCAACATCTGCAACCGTGAGATTATGATTTCCCATTCCTGAATACGGATTTTCGGCATCTTTGCTGTCAAAAACCCATCTCGAAGTCAGTTTATTATTTTTAAAATCCCAGGCTGCCAAAACCGTTCTTCCATAATAACCGCGACACATTACAACACTTGGATGAACGCCGTCTAAATACGCAACACAAGCCGTAAAACGATCAATTCTGTTTCCTTTTGTATCATTTCCTCCGCTGCCGCCTCTGCCGCCCCAAGCTGCAAGATCACCGCGTTCTGCAATATAATCTACAGTTGTAATGAGTTTTCCGTTTCTTCCGTTAAAAACCGAAAGATATTCTGGACCTTTTAAAATTTTTCCTAAAACAGGAGAATTTGGGTCACGATCAACCCAGTCTTTTGTGGCGTCGCCTACTACATTATTCTGACTGTCTGTTGTGCCGTCAGCCGTTTTACAGACAAATTCAGAAATTCCGTCGCCATCTAAATCATACACCAAAAACTGCGTATAATGTGCGCCTTCGCGAATGTTTTTGCCTAAATTAATTTGCCATAAAAATTTTCCTTCCAAAGTATACGCCTGAAATATAGGCGGATCCGTAATTCCGGTATGCGAATTATCATGCGCTTTTCCTGTCATGTGCACAATCAAATCGTATTTTCCGTCACCATCTAAATCACCCACTGAAAGATCATTCGGAATATATCCGTCAACAGGTTTTAATACAATCGCCATATAATCTTTATCCGGACTTTCAGCAGAAATTGTAAAGCTTCCTTTTGAATCGGTTTCTTTTCCTTTGAACACTGTTTTTACAAACCATGTATTTTCTTCTTTGGCATTTGCTTTTGTATCTACAAAATTTGTAGCACCCAAAATGGGTTTTTCATTTAATTTAACGGCGCTTTTTGTACCGCTTTTTCGGTATAAATTAAAAGCTAAATCTTCAGCGTCTGTTCCTAAAACACGCCATCCAATAAAAAACTGATTGTTGTTTTTTACTGCGATAATACCGCGATCAAGGTTTTCCATTTGTCGTTGTGCAAATATGGAATAAGAGAAAAATAATAGTATGAGTAGAATTGTATTTTTCATAATTTATATTTTTTATTCGCAATCTTGTCATCCTGACGGAGGAAGGATCTCCGTGTCGAGTTACTTACGGAGATCCTTCCTCCGTCAGGATGACAAACTATACTTGGTAAAAACCTAAAATTCAAAACCTTAAAAACTAAAACATCTTCGCAAACCCTTCACTTTTCACTTTCCATGTTCCGTCTTTTGGGAAACCCGGATTTTCTTCTGTCGATCCGTCCCAACCGGCGCACATCATGGCAACGGCGGTTAACAATCCACCGTTTCCGGGAAGATATAATGTTAGTCTTTCTGCCTGATAATTATGTCCGTTTTTTAAATATGTATTTGTGGTTACATTCATAAATAAGGCATCAATTGCTTTTTCCGGCATTTGCAAACGAGCTGCAGACATTGCCGTCATTGGGAAATCCCAACCCCAGGTTTTATCCCAGAACCATGTTTTCCAAACCAGATCAAAAGTGTTTTTCATGATTTTTTTATCCAAAAGAGACGTTTCAGGAAGCATCCCGAAAGTTCCTAAAACAGACGGATGATCTGTTTTAAACTCTGGATTTGTGTATGAATCCGTTGCACTTTCTGTAGCCAGATAAACCTGATCTGCAACCGGCAGCGGAGATAATTTTGCTAAAACTGTTTCCCATTTTTCAGGTACTTTTTGGTTGAGTTTTTTCTTCCAGCTAATGGCGATTTTCAAAGCCCAGTTCCAATAAGCTAATTCATACGTTGGGTTAAAAGTTTCCATCGCTTTAAAGCGTTCTTGTGCCGGAATCACGCCCGGACCTAAAACATAGCGATCGTTTTTTGCATCATAATTGGCAAACGAAGCCATAAAATTTGCTGTTTCAAAAACACGTTCGCTGTATAAATTCAAGGTTTTATTTGTTGGATTTGCGCGATACATTAATTCTGCGTACGTAATAAAATGCGGCTGCTGCCAAATTAAAAATGAACCTACCGATGACGGACTTTCATTACCATCCGGATCTGTCATTTTTTGCCATCTCGCACCTTCAAAACCTTGTCTTTTGGCTATGTTTTTTGCTTTGTCAAATACTTTTTGATACCACGGAAGACTTTTTTCTAATAATTCCGGTCTGTTCCAAAGTGCAAAATGAACACCGTGCCACCAATGCATTTCCAGATGCGGTTTTCCGTACCAGCTGTTATAAGTTAATCCTGTTTCTTGCGGCGGAACTTTTCCTGTACATTGCACTTTGGTTAAATATTGAGACAAAATAACTCTGCGTTCTAATTCAGGCGCACGTTTATCTGTACTTCCCGAAAAATCTACCGCTGCACCGCTTTTCCAGAATTGTTCCCAGCCTTTTATACTGCTGTTTTCAATTTCTGTAAACAATGAATTGGTTATTTTTTTATCTGCTAAAGCAAATAGACAGCTCAATTCTAAAGTATTGGTATTTGAGGCTTCAACTACAAAATAATGATCTGCTGTTTTTTTTATCTGCGCATTTCCTTTCCACATCAAATTGATATTATATGAAATACTGTCCATTACATGCGTGACAACCGCTTCCGTTTTTGACTTTTCGATCAATGTACTTTTGTAATCTTCTTTTCCCTCCCATTTTGTTCCCATATCTGCCCAATCGCCTGTTGGAAATGGAATTCTCAAACTAATTTTCAAACGTTTTTGCTGCAGTAAATCTGATTTTACTTTTACGCCAATCGCATCTTTTTCCTGATGAGAAGCCGTTAAAACCGTTACCGGAATTCCTTCTACTTCAAAATAACTTTCGATTTCTCCTGTCCATAAATTCAGTTTTTGAGAAATCGATTTAATGTCTTCCGGTTTTACGGCACTTCCGTCTTTTTTGGTGATTTCAAAACCTAAATTTCCCAACTGCAATAAATGCGGATTCTGACGAAACCAGTTTACCGCTTCGACTTTTCTCGCTGGTTCTTTTATTTGAACGGTGTAGGATATATCTCTGCCGTACTGTTTGTAATCGCGTAAAGTTTCTGAAAACTTATAGCCTTTTGTATTTTTATAACTGTCCCAACCCCACTCTGATTGCGTTCCTAACGGAATCCCGTTTTGATACTTTTTAGGAAATGTCTGCAATCCCGTGGCATCGACAGTAAAGGCAAAAGCGCCGTTACCAACCGTTAAAGAAGCTAAAGTATCTATTGCCGAAATTTGCACGTCGTGTCTTGTTACCAGTGCTTTTCGATCTATTTGCGCCGACAACGAAATTGAAAAGAGAAGTATAATTAATAAATGTTTTTTCATAATATAAGGTTAGTTTTGATAGTTTCAGGTTTTAGTTTTAGTATTCAGTCACAGTATTCTGTTTACAGTTGCTTTGCGGTTATATTTTAATTTATGTAGTCCCTACGGGACAATTATGCTGGGTAAATACTTTTTTCTACCAACATTTAGCTCCTAAAGGAGCATTTTTAAGCATTATTTAATTTTCTAATTGGCACATTTTCTAATTGACATATTTTCTCATTGACATATTTTCTCATTAACACATTATCTCATTAAAGTGACACTCATCAAACCAATAACAACATCATTTGCAATCGTCTTCAAAGTCAAACTCTTTAAATTTTTATTTTTATCCAAAGGCAAATCTAAAATCGTCGCAACGCCGCCATCAACTCCGTAATTTGAGAATCCTTTTATGGTTTTAAAAGCTGTAAAATCTCTTGAAATCTCTCCCGATTTTAGATACACTCTTGGTGGTTTTGGTGCATCGGTTGTAAAAGCTAAACCATCGATGAAATAATCCTGTTCTATTGGCCACCAGTTTTCGGGGTTTTTTAGAAGTAGAATTTCCGAAGTTCCGTCTGTATAATTTACTGTAATTTCTCCGTTTGTGATTCTGCTTTGCATTGGGTTTGTAGTTCCTGCCATCATAAAATAAGCGTGAGAAGCTTTCCCGTTAAGCGGAATATCTATACTTTGCGGAAAATTATCCCACATTGATGTGAAGATGATATTTTTCTGATTTTCATCTGAAGGTGTTGCAAACTCAATTCCTTCCGGCGTTGTAAAGTGGTTGTTTGTTTTGGCTTTTTCGCGTAATCCTTTGTCATCGATATTAACCGAAACATTTGGATAACACCAATTTCCAATTCCTTGTTTTGGGAGTTGTAACGTCGTGGTTTTAGGTCTTGGTGACAAATATTCGGTATTAAAAATATCGGTTACTTTTGAATTAAAAACCGACGAAAGCGAAATTGTTTCCAGTTTATTTTTACCATTTAATGGAATATCCCAATCTGTAATTGTTATTAATTCTGATTTTGAATCTGTTTTAAAAGTCAGTTTATTTGTTCCGGGAACTAAATCATGAAACGGAATCTGAATCGTTTTTTCTTCATTTATATCCAGATTTAGATTTTGCTGATTTCCTTTTTCTGAGCCTGAAATTAAAGTGCCATCGATTCTGTTTACCGTATTATTTTTAATAGAAATTTCTACATTATTATTTTTGGAAGACTTTATTTTGGTTTCAATTTTCGGTTTGAAATTAACTTCTACAGGTTCCCACCAAAAAAATTCTCCTTGTTTTAATTTTACAAAAAACACTTTATTTCCTTCTCCGTTTACTGTTGAATGAAGCATTTTTTCTTCTTTCGAAATCTCGCCTAAAATAGATTGCGGATCATAAACAGAAATAATCTTAGATTTAAAAATAAGCATATTAAGATTTTCTCCCGAAGTATAGAACGGTTTTGCATGCATTTGTTCGATAGTTCCTCCTCTCCAATTTACAACTATATCATATTTTTTATCATACGTTGTTTCTATGCTAATTTTTGGATTTCCAATGCTTTGAGAAATATTTCTATACTTTGCTATTTTACCATTTATCGTAATACTTTGTATGTTTTCGAAAGGTGCATTTAAAACCAAATTGAGGTTCATTTGGGTTGGAAAACGATTCTCGATATGATAAATCTCTTTTTTATTTTCTCTTTTGAACGAAAAAGAAATATCCGGAATCTCTAAGGAAGCGTTATCCCATTTTGCAGGAAAACCGGGTTCTATTTTTAAAACTTTTGCCAAAGCATCAGGCTGAATCCCAAAAAGACCTTCGACCAAAGTTCGTGACGCCATACCAATTGGATCGGCAAAATCGCGATACAATTCGCCACGTATCGCATCCTGATACAAAAGCTGCTCGAAACCTCCCGGTGAAGCGCCTAAATACATGCTTTCTATCAATACACTTTCCCACATTTTAAAGGCTTTTTCAGATTGTCCGCCTTGCCAAAAAGCCAGCGAAGTATGCAATTGTTCTGCCAGAGCCACATTATTTACAGACCATGTATAAGGCTGCCAGTTGGTTGTACTGATTACATACAAATCTTTTTTATCAAGTCCTTCTGCCGAAATCGGGATATGCGGAATTTGTTTGTCTACATAATTCAGCATTTGATAACTCTCAAAAGGGTTTGATAATTGGGAGTCAATCGTATGGTAAATACTCCAGATTCCGGGCGCATCGTGCAACAATCTATTTCCTAATGCATCTTTATATTCGGCAAAAATTCCTTTTTTTGAAAGCCAAAGCTGATCGTTTGAGGCTTTTAAGATTTTATCGGCTTCTTTAGAAAATGGCTGTACATCTTTGTTTATAATTTTTGCCACATCTGCAACCGTTTTATTGGCATAATAATTATACGCCGAAGAATGTATGACGCCGCCACCGCTGTATTGCAAAGCATCACTTGCCCAAATTGACGCGTAGGAATCGTAAAGTCCGTTATTATCTGCATCGAAGTTTCTTTTTTCCCAATTCAAATGTCTTTGAATTGTGGGCCACATTTCTTTCATAAAAGCAACATCGCCCGTCCATTTAAAATGGCGTAACATCTGGTCGAAAAACACCAAATTCATATCATAATGATGCGCTACAGTATTTTTATTTGGACTTCGGCTAATGTAACCGCTGCTAAACATCGAGGTTCCCATTTCTTCTTTTTGACGTGCAAGGTTTTTTTCTTCATCAAATACAACCGGACCACTTTCCGGCGTTGTAACCTGCGATTTGCTGTAACTTGTAAAATGTGTTTTTGCCCTGTCGTGCCATCCTAACGGATCTGCCGTATAAGCACCTCGCCACGCATTGAGGTACATTCTCCAGGCAATCGCTCCGTGAAGATAAGCGGGGCTTTCCCAAATACCATCGGCTGCAATTGCAAGCGCAGAACCCAGTGTATTTATGTATGGATCAGGAGTTTCGACCTTTACTCTGTTTGCCAGAGTTTGTGTTTCCTGAACGGATTTTTCGTAAAGTTCTGCTATTGATTTTTGAGTGTAATTTTCTTTAGAATCTTCTGCTAAAAACAACCAATATTTTGCTTTTTCATCGATTGCATTTGTTTTTCCCGAAATAACTGGCAAAGATTCTGTATTTGAATTAAATAATTCTAAAGGTGTTTTTTGATTATTGGCATTGGCTATATTTGTTTTGGACTCAGGAAAAAAGCCTGATACATTTTTATTATTTCCGGTTTTTTCTTTGTTGCTTTCTGAACCGTATTCTAATAAAAAAGAGTCGTTTTTTAAAGTGTATTTATTATTGGTACAATATTGCGGCTGTAAATAAAAAACCGATTCGGGATCTGCACCAATATCACCATCACGACTAAACTTTTTGCCTGTTGCACCGCCAAATACCCAAATTAAACTGGTATTTTTTGATGTATTATTACCGGAAACTTTTACAATAAAACCTTCTTTTTCTTTTAAGGCAACAACATCTATAAACCATTTTCCGTTTCCTAAAATCGGATCTTCAATGGTATATTTCATTATTCCTGAAACATATTTTGTGCTTATTTTTGAAGCTTCCGTAATCCATTTGCTCTCGGTTTCGTTCGCTAAACCTAATTTAAAATTTCCTCCCATTCCGGGCATGTACATGGCGAATTCCGGTAAATCTCCGGTTTCGACTCTAAAACCTGTATTTGAACCATAAAGTGCTCTGTTGAATTTTCGTGTACCGTTTTTTAGAATAAAACTATTTTCTTCAGGCGCGTAATGTATTTTGCGTATCGCTGGTTTTTCCTGACCAAATACAATCGCTGAACATAATAAAAATGTACAAACGTGAATTAGAAAATAATGTGTTTTTACTTGTATAAATTTCATGCACAAATGGGATTACTTTTTAGTATTAATCATCAAACAAATGGAAGATATTTGATAATTTAACTGCAATTTCTTTGTTTTTTTATGGTTTAGCATCCTGTACCTACCTGATTTTTGTAATTTAATAATTTATAATTCCATAATATTTTAACATCATAGTACAGGATAGTATATAAAAATGGAACTATTAGTTTTGAAAAGGTGTTTCAGGTTTCAGGTTTCAGGTTTCAGGTTTCAGGTTTCAGGTTTCAGGTTTCAGGTTTCAGGTTTCAGGTTTCAGGTTTCAGGTTTCGCCATTAGCTTTGTCAAAGTTTTACAACTTCGACAAAGCTTGATATGCATTATCTAATTTTCTAATTGACAAATTATCTAATTCTCTAATTCACTCTATGAATTCATTAAAACCACTTCTCACTTTCTGTTGGGCTTTCTTATTTTTCAACTTTTCGATTGCGCAAAACTCCAAACCAACTGTTTTTACGGTGGGAGATTCTACTGTAAAAAATGGTAAGGGCGACGGATCTGGCGGACTTTGGGGTTGGGGAGATTTTATTGGGCAGTTTTTGGATACTACAAAAGTTTCTGTCGAAAATCATGCGTTGGGCGGCACGAGCAGCAGAACTTTTCAGGATAAAGGTTTATGGACTGCTGTTTTGAACAAACTTAAAAAAGGAGATTATGTTTTAATTCAGTTTGGACATAATGATGACGGGCCAATAAACGATAGTCTTCGCGCTCGCGGAACGATAAAAGGTATTGGTAATGAAACGCAGGAAATCGATAATATCCTGACTAAAAAACATGAAATAGTTCATAGTTACGGCTGGTATATTGAGAAAATTGTCCGCGAAGCAAAATTAAAAGGAGCGATTCCGATTATTTGTTCTCCGATTCCGAGAAATGACTGGAAAAACGGAAAAGTGCCACGCAACGATACTTCATACGGATTATGGGCGAAGCAAATTGCAAATAAAGAGAAGGTCACTTTTATTGAT
It contains:
- a CDS encoding SusC/RagA family TonB-linked outer membrane protein, with translation MKNKVSILLALAMIALLHASGYAQNKVVKGTITDGTGLPVPGVNVLIKGTQNGVSTDMDGSYSISVSTGTVLVYSFIGFKKQEITVTNSNVYDVVLKEDDNSLEEVVVVGYGVKKKKDLTGSIVSVGADEIASRPVVNAVQAMQGKAAGVDVTTNERPGTVGTVTIRGARSISASNAPLYVVDGIPLNSRLITDATTGKISVDANSGGIDFLNPTDIETIDVLKDASATAIYGSRGANGVIIVTTKKGKNGRFTLNYDTSIMFETIHENAPMMNSAEYIEFRRWGRYYSNPSAFPKGDAPTIENDRLIFLASADPAAWANIEKGWKDASGNLTTTWDGSKVATTDWTKFVTRTGITQQHTIGVSGGTEKMKAYGSFGYLNNTGTLKGQGYIRYSGTASVDITPTKWFQMGVSLNTSYGINEYGQSTVGRTAVTTTTGIYATARTNLPYAVPYDANGVRIDSPGGDSTIRTPVDEDKLSQDQRVTLRAFGSLYAQLDFGAFNPKLNGLKYRINFGPDITSYRDGVFLDGKSAVRSGTSFASLYNEKSISYTLDNLIFYNKTVGNHNFGATLLMSQTEYHNEQSSMSANDIKNPANKWNALNPANVTLAGYSSGLTDTGLLSYMGRVNYGYADKYLLTASGRFDGASQLAPDNRWAFFPSASVAWVINKEKFLENVTWINQLKMRVGYGVTGNAAVPAYATQPPLIGVVYPNGSGVTNNTSLGNIQLGWEQTSQFNYGIDFSFFNSRVSGALDYYTSNTTDLLLKSSVPTVLGVRDTYQNVGETEGNGVELTLNTINVALKDFEWSSNFSASYQQSKIVALQNGKFDDINNNLFIGESQNVIYGFESNGIWKPEDAAEMAKFNAAAGSNIFSFGNARPVDQNGDYKIDANNDRVIIGSKDPKYIVGLTNTFVYKNVELSFFVYGRMGYLYDTLGENEGAKGSQRSINYYTDNNTNAEYQKPIYSAGTGDSYFPILGYRNGAFIKMRNISLGYHFDKDLIQKLGISKMKLYCQATNPGMIFTKVKWTDLDTQTTASNRGVTLGLNVEF
- a CDS encoding rhamnogalacturonan lyase, yielding MKNTILLILLFFSYSIFAQRQMENLDRGIIAVKNNNQFFIGWRVLGTDAEDLAFNLYRKSGTKSAVKLNEKPILGATNFVDTKANAKEENTWFVKTVFKGKETDSKGSFTISAESPDKDYMAIVLKPVDGYIPNDLSVGDLDGDGKYDLIVHMTGKAHDNSHTGITDPPIFQAYTLEGKFLWQINLGKNIREGAHYTQFLVYDLDGDGISEFVCKTADGTTDSQNNVVGDATKDWVDRDPNSPVLGKILKGPEYLSVFNGRNGKLITTVDYIAERGDLAAWGGRGGSGGNDTKGNRIDRFTACVAYLDGVHPSVVMCRGYYGRTVLAAWDFKNNKLTSRWVFDSKDAENPYSGMGNHNLTVADVDNDGKDEIIYGSMCVDDNGKGLYTTGFRHGDAIHVSDLDPDIPGLEVFGIHEIENGTTGPGVTLFAAADGKVLFTDSPNEDVGRGVADNIDPTRKGAQCWWSGSPDLHDIKGKAIGKAPTSNNFLIYWDGDTSRELLNANYIDKYNVGRLFTAAGATSNNGTKSTPALSADILGDWREELILRSEDNKELRIYSTTIPTEVRQYTLMHDPQYRLSVAWQNVGYNQPPHTSFYMGKDMKPAPKPNIVLVPVKK
- a CDS encoding DUF4450 domain-containing protein, translating into MKFIQVKTHYFLIHVCTFLLCSAIVFGQEKPAIRKIHYAPEENSFILKNGTRKFNRALYGSNTGFRVETGDLPEFAMYMPGMGGNFKLGLANETESKWITEASKISTKYVSGIMKYTIEDPILGNGKWFIDVVALKEKEGFIVKVSGNNTSKNTSLIWVFGGATGKKFSRDGDIGADPESVFYLQPQYCTNNKYTLKNDSFLLEYGSESNKEKTGNNKNVSGFFPESKTNIANANNQKTPLELFNSNTESLPVISGKTNAIDEKAKYWLFLAEDSKENYTQKSIAELYEKSVQETQTLANRVKVETPDPYINTLGSALAIAADGIWESPAYLHGAIAWRMYLNAWRGAYTADPLGWHDRAKTHFTSYSKSQVTTPESGPVVFDEEKNLARQKEEMGTSMFSSGYISRSPNKNTVAHHYDMNLVFFDQMLRHFKWTGDVAFMKEMWPTIQRHLNWEKRNFDADNNGLYDSYASIWASDALQYSGGGVIHSSAYNYYANKTVADVAKIINKDVQPFSKEADKILKASNDQLWLSKKGIFAEYKDALGNRLLHDAPGIWSIYHTIDSQLSNPFESYQMLNYVDKQIPHIPISAEGLDKKDLYVISTTNWQPYTWSVNNVALAEQLHTSLAFWQGGQSEKAFKMWESVLIESMYLGASPGGFEQLLYQDAIRGELYRDFADPIGMASRTLVEGLFGIQPDALAKVLKIEPGFPAKWDNASLEIPDISFSFKRENKKEIYHIENRFPTQMNLNLVLNAPFENIQSITINGKIAKYRNISQSIGNPKISIETTYDKKYDIVVNWRGGTIEQMHAKPFYTSGENLNMLIFKSKIISVYDPQSILGEISKEEKMLHSTVNGEGNKVFFVKLKQGEFFWWEPVEVNFKPKIETKIKSSKNNNVEISIKNNTVNRIDGTLISGSEKGNQQNLNLDINEEKTIQIPFHDLVPGTNKLTFKTDSKSELITITDWDIPLNGKNKLETISLSSVFNSKVTDIFNTEYLSPRPKTTTLQLPKQGIGNWCYPNVSVNIDDKGLREKAKTNNHFTTPEGIEFATPSDENQKNIIFTSMWDNFPQSIDIPLNGKASHAYFMMAGTTNPMQSRITNGEITVNYTDGTSEILLLKNPENWWPIEQDYFIDGLAFTTDAPKPPRVYLKSGEISRDFTAFKTIKGFSNYGVDGGVATILDLPLDKNKNLKSLTLKTIANDVVIGLMSVTLMR